The following are encoded together in the Bos taurus isolate L1 Dominette 01449 registration number 42190680 breed Hereford chromosome 10, ARS-UCD2.0, whole genome shotgun sequence genome:
- the ACOT6 gene encoding acyl-coenzyme A thioesterase 6 isoform X2, translated as MAVTVTLEPAGRCRWDEPVRITVRGLAPGQPVTLRASLRDEKGALFRAHARYCADAAGLLDLERAPALGGSFAGLEPMGLFWAMEPEKPLLRLVKRDVQTPFAVELEVLDGHEPEAQRLLGRAVHKRDFLAPGVRREPVRAGRVRATLFLPPGSKPFPGILDLFGSSGGLCEYRASLLAGHGFAVLALAYFRFEDLPEHLNDVCLEYFEEAVNFMLQHPKSLCACSFGPTSIPWR; from the exons ATGGCAGTGACAGTGACGCTGGAGCCCGCGGGCCGCTGCCGCTGGGACGAGCCCGTGCGCATCACTGTGCGCGGCCTGGCGCCGGGGCAGCCGGTCACGCTGCGCGCGTCCCTGCGCGACGAGAAAGGCGCGCTCTTCAGGGCCCACGCGCGCTACTGCGCCGACGCCGCCGGCCTGCTGGACCTGGAGCGCGCGCCCGCGCTGGGCGGCAGCTTCGCGGGGCTCGAGCCCATGGGGCTCTTCTGGGCTATGGAGCCCGAGAAGCCTTTGCTGCGCTTGGTGAAGCGGGACGTGCAGACGCCCTTCGCCGTGGAGCTGGAGGTGCTCGACGGTCACGAGCCCGAGGCCCAGCGGCTCCTGGGCCGGGCGGTGCACAAGCGCGACTTCCTGGCACCCGGAGTGCGGCGCGAGCCGGTGCGCGCGGGCCGGGTGCGCGCCACGCTCTTCCTGCCTCCAG GCAGCAAACCCTTCCCTGGAATCCTCGACCTGTTTGGAAGTAGTGGGGGCCTTTGTGAATACAGGGCCAGCCTTCTGGCCGGACATGGTTTTGCTGTGCTTGCCCTGGCTTATTTCAGATTTGAAGACCTCCCTGAACATCTGAATGATGTGTGCCTGGAGTATTTTGAAGAAGCCGTGAACTTCATGCTACAGCATCCAAAG AGCCTCTGTGCATGCAGTTTTGGGCCAACCAGTATTCCATGGAGGTGA
- the ACOT6 gene encoding acyl-coenzyme A thioesterase 6 isoform X1 yields MAVTVTLEPAGRCRWDEPVRITVRGLAPGQPVTLRASLRDEKGALFRAHARYCADAAGLLDLERAPALGGSFAGLEPMGLFWAMEPEKPLLRLVKRDVQTPFAVELEVLDGHEPEAQRLLGRAVHKRDFLAPGVRREPVRAGRVRATLFLPPGSKPFPGILDLFGSSGGLCEYRASLLAGHGFAVLALAYFRFEDLPEHLNDVCLEYFEEAVNFMLQHPKVKGPGVGLLGFSKGGDLCLSMASFLKGITATIVINACVANTLAPLHYKDMIIPELSYDLEKYTITESGFLNFVDIWGNPLEKTNHQSLIPLEKAQGPFLFIVSMDDHNWKSEVYARIASERLQAHGKDRPQIIYYPGTGHCIDPPYFPLCRASVHAVLGQPVFHGGEPKAHSNAQADAWQQIQTFFHKHLNGKKSVRPSKL; encoded by the exons ATGGCAGTGACAGTGACGCTGGAGCCCGCGGGCCGCTGCCGCTGGGACGAGCCCGTGCGCATCACTGTGCGCGGCCTGGCGCCGGGGCAGCCGGTCACGCTGCGCGCGTCCCTGCGCGACGAGAAAGGCGCGCTCTTCAGGGCCCACGCGCGCTACTGCGCCGACGCCGCCGGCCTGCTGGACCTGGAGCGCGCGCCCGCGCTGGGCGGCAGCTTCGCGGGGCTCGAGCCCATGGGGCTCTTCTGGGCTATGGAGCCCGAGAAGCCTTTGCTGCGCTTGGTGAAGCGGGACGTGCAGACGCCCTTCGCCGTGGAGCTGGAGGTGCTCGACGGTCACGAGCCCGAGGCCCAGCGGCTCCTGGGCCGGGCGGTGCACAAGCGCGACTTCCTGGCACCCGGAGTGCGGCGCGAGCCGGTGCGCGCGGGCCGGGTGCGCGCCACGCTCTTCCTGCCTCCAG GCAGCAAACCCTTCCCTGGAATCCTCGACCTGTTTGGAAGTAGTGGGGGCCTTTGTGAATACAGGGCCAGCCTTCTGGCCGGACATGGTTTTGCTGTGCTTGCCCTGGCTTATTTCAGATTTGAAGACCTCCCTGAACATCTGAATGATGTGTGCCTGGAGTATTTTGAAGAAGCCGTGAACTTCATGCTACAGCATCCAAAG gtgaAAGGCCCTGGTGTTGGGCTTCTTGGCTTTTCCAAAGGAGGTGACCTGTGTCTCTCAATGGCCTCTTTCTTGAAGGGCATCACAGCCACTATAGTTATTAATGCCTGCGTGGCCAACACACTAGCTCCTCTGCATTACAAAGATATGATTATTCCTGAGCTCAGCTATGACCTAGAAAAATATACAATCACTGAGTcaggctttttaaattttgtggatATTTGGGGCAACCCACTAGAGAAAACCAACCACCAAAGTCTTATTCCATTGGAAAAGGCCCAGGGGCCCTTCCTGTTTATTGTTAGCATGGATGATCATAACTGGAAGAGTGAAGTCTATGCTCGTATAGCCTCTGAACGGTTACAAGCCCATGGGAAAGACAGACCCCAGATAATCTACTATCCAGGAACTGGCCATTGTATTGACCCACCTTATTTTCCTCTTTGTAGAGCCTCTGTGCATGCAGTTTTGGGCCAACCAGTATTCCATGGAGGTGAGCCAAAGGCTCACTCAAATGCACAAGCAGATGCCTGGCAGCAAATTCAAACTTTCTTCCATAAAcatctcaatggtaaaaaatctgtcagGCCCAGCAAATTGTAA
- the ACOT6 gene encoding acyl-coenzyme A thioesterase 6 isoform X3 yields the protein MLQHPKVKGPGVGLLGFSKGGDLCLSMASFLKGITATIVINACVANTLAPLHYKDMIIPELSYDLEKYTITESGFLNFVDIWGNPLEKTNHQSLIPLEKAQGPFLFIVSMDDHNWKSEVYARIASERLQAHGKDRPQIIYYPGTGHCIDPPYFPLCRASVHAVLGQPVFHGGEPKAHSNAQADAWQQIQTFFHKHLNGKKSVRPSKL from the exons ATGCTACAGCATCCAAAG gtgaAAGGCCCTGGTGTTGGGCTTCTTGGCTTTTCCAAAGGAGGTGACCTGTGTCTCTCAATGGCCTCTTTCTTGAAGGGCATCACAGCCACTATAGTTATTAATGCCTGCGTGGCCAACACACTAGCTCCTCTGCATTACAAAGATATGATTATTCCTGAGCTCAGCTATGACCTAGAAAAATATACAATCACTGAGTcaggctttttaaattttgtggatATTTGGGGCAACCCACTAGAGAAAACCAACCACCAAAGTCTTATTCCATTGGAAAAGGCCCAGGGGCCCTTCCTGTTTATTGTTAGCATGGATGATCATAACTGGAAGAGTGAAGTCTATGCTCGTATAGCCTCTGAACGGTTACAAGCCCATGGGAAAGACAGACCCCAGATAATCTACTATCCAGGAACTGGCCATTGTATTGACCCACCTTATTTTCCTCTTTGTAGAGCCTCTGTGCATGCAGTTTTGGGCCAACCAGTATTCCATGGAGGTGAGCCAAAGGCTCACTCAAATGCACAAGCAGATGCCTGGCAGCAAATTCAAACTTTCTTCCATAAAcatctcaatggtaaaaaatctgtcagGCCCAGCAAATTGTAA